Part of the Hippopotamus amphibius kiboko isolate mHipAmp2 chromosome 7, mHipAmp2.hap2, whole genome shotgun sequence genome, TGGATCAGCCTTGACTTAAGCacatttgcaaagtcccttttgccatacaAGGTATCATATTCAcgggttctggggattaggatgtggacttCTTTGGGGGGCCATTATTTTGCTTACCACAGACCCTGAGCAGGATGAGCTTGGCTTGGGGGCACCAGGCTGGAATCCAGTTTCCTGCCTCTCTACCTACTCTGTTCAAAGTAGAACTCGGTGCAGGCTGAGGGCTCACTCTCCTTGGTGAGTCGTAAGGGTTTATGGGGCTCAGCCGAGCCACAGAGAAACCAGCCAGGCCAGGCAGCGGCCTCGAGCCTGAAGGCAGGGCCCGAGCTTCTCTGGAAGAAGGTGAAGCAGGTGGCCTGTTCACCACCCTTGTACAGGTCCTCGATGTTCACGTCCTGTGGGGGCAATGCAGGGGCTGCTGGCTGAGGCTGCTAACTGAGTGTCACCCCTCGAGGTTTGGCCAGCAAGGGACTTGATAGGGTGGTTCTTTCCCTGGGGAATTACCCTCTGAAGGTTCTGGAGGGAAGGGTCTGGGCACTGGGTGCAAGAAAAGATGGTGGAAACCTGAGCAAGAGGGACGTGTGGATCTGGCCAAAATCCACAGATAAGCACAGAGATGCCAGAGCACTCTGGAGGCCAGGCCAGGTCTGCAGGGTCCCCCAGAACAGGGTGCGGTCTCTCACCTCCAGCTGCAGGGAAGGCCCCTCCCCTGTCTCCACACATGCCAGGCAATGACTGCCTCCCTGGATCTCCAGGAAGATGGGGAAATTGGTGTGGTCCAGGCCTCTATTGGGGAGTATGCAGATCGTctctgggagggaggagagaagagagccaGGAGATGAGGGGACCCTAGATCGCAGGCTCTTGAGTGAGCCAAGCCTCGGACAGGAAGGACCTGGGCCAAGGCACAGCTGGCCTGGCtcctgcacacaggcttcagggCAAGCTGGGACTCTTGCAGGGGTCCTGACCCCTCAGTAGGAGAGGTCTTCCTGCCTTTCCTTTTGCCATCactggaggcaggagaggaggaagagtctGGGGTAGATGGGGCTTGCGTGAGTCTCAGGGGGTCAAGGCCCCAGATACTCGCCTGCACGGCAGTTGTGTTCACTGGGATCTCCCACCAGGAGCTGGCCGTATCTCGTGTACAGAGCCTTCTGATCTGCATCCTTAATTCTGGAACAGGAAGCAACGCTGACGCCTGCCCCCTGCATGCACCACTGAGCCCCACAGCTCTTCCGCCCCACACTGTGAATGACCACACAGAGCACTGGGAGCTCTTCTCCTTCTGCAGGTGAGAAGTGGGGGTGCTACTCCACCCAAGAGCAGGTTAAGACCAGGTCAGCCAGGTCTCTGATTTTTCAGAGACCGCACCTCTGTCTTTACCAGGCTTGGCCCCTGTTGGGCCCTTGGGGGTGGTGACAGGAACCTGCGTCTTTTCACTGAGATGTAGAGTTTTCCTGATGCTCCAGCCCTTTTCTGTGCCCCTCTTGGGAAATGTCCTAATGAGGTTCCAAGGTCTTTGGGATACGGTGAACCTTATCCCAGATTTTCTGGGCCCATCCaatttttcacatgtttgttctcttcatTAAAGTGATTCATTGAGTGTATAATAAAGCAtgatttgtttttcagatattttaaaggctttttataGAAGAAAATCCACAAATGAGGGGGGAAAATTCCTATGTGACGGTAAGTGTGCCAGCCTGGCCACCCTGCTCCGGTGAGTGTGCACGTGTCTGTGGGCCGGGGTGGGCCAAGCTATGGGTGCCAAATACAGGTGGTCAGCAGAGAGCCAGAGCAGGGCCCGATGACAGCCACTGGGGTTGCCCGTGATTCTAATGATCTGCCTGGGAGCGTAGACACGTGCCAGGGAGGCTGAGAAGAAACTGTGATGAGTCTGGGCAGCCTCAAAGCCACGCCCATGCTGTTAGCCCATTGCTGGTTGGTTTCAGAGATGGTCATCAGCTGCTCTCAGGCCTGGGGAGCCCTCCTTACGTTCAAGGGCAGAACCTCCTGGTCAACACCACCACCTCCAGGAGATACTTCTCTCTCAATAACAGCTAATTTATAATATCCTTAGCTAATGACTGTATGTGGTTAAAGCAGGTCCCCTTgtacaataaaaatgaagatcTGAAAAGAGCCTGGGTTGCCAGCTGCCCTTCTCCCTCCAACCTGGACAACCAGAAACTGTGGGTAACTCACCTGCCAGCAAT contains:
- the IL1F10 gene encoding interleukin-1 family member 10, translating into MCSLPMARYYIIKDADQKALYTRYGQLLVGDPSEHNCRAETICILPNRGLDHTNFPIFLEIQGGSHCLACVETGEGPSLQLEDVNIEDLYKGGEQATCFTFFQRSSGPAFRLEAAAWPGWFLCGSAEPHKPLRLTKESEPSACTEFYFEQSR